The following are encoded in a window of Bdellovibrio svalbardensis genomic DNA:
- a CDS encoding L,D-transpeptidase family protein: MGRKEVVLAGGVFLSILIALCTSVSHAQFQVSQPIRENSDYSSVLNQFELEDMRQAVLDVWKHGFNPQFYWTDKLEGIYQRGGSLEITLRPAANQMFLRLLKDVYRGSVDPQSAGRDVKFIRREFLTPQQLMTVAYASGRKSAAFIDLVAPRNPPYFAVKQAMEKIYPVCQSGAWTEITPVNTTLRLYARNKVIVDIKKRLALLGYKMTNADDLFDGDLLNAVSDIQWNMRIKPDGLISPNGKVWKYLSVSCMDRVRQLQVDMEKMRWFPQYFEDRYIFVNLAFSYFVLYDGSTDWIRTMTFRTVNGRPARKSPTMQDEVLRVIINPFWVVPPTIFSEDKVNDLKNLSKDQIYQYFTSHNYEVWDSDFKRKIDPTTVDWLGISEGRVTPDIQIRQLPHLGNALGVLKFDLTNSYAIYLHDTNQRELFNEPMRQLSSGCIRLEKPLDLAEYLLEDTPWDRKTIEAVMARPGEVLSKSTELPIPKSKHTSVYTVYLTSLISSDGVVRFVEDIYGQNAAIRRNIMAAF, encoded by the coding sequence ATGGGTCGTAAGGAAGTCGTTCTTGCCGGGGGAGTTTTTCTTTCCATCCTGATAGCTCTTTGCACTTCAGTATCTCATGCTCAATTTCAAGTGAGTCAGCCGATTCGCGAGAACTCAGACTATAGCTCTGTTTTGAATCAGTTCGAACTCGAGGATATGCGCCAGGCTGTTTTGGACGTATGGAAGCATGGATTCAATCCACAATTCTATTGGACGGACAAGCTTGAAGGAATCTATCAACGTGGAGGAAGTTTGGAGATAACCTTACGACCTGCTGCGAACCAAATGTTCCTCCGTCTGTTGAAAGATGTGTATAGAGGAAGTGTGGATCCGCAATCTGCGGGTCGTGACGTGAAGTTCATCCGCAGAGAGTTTTTAACACCCCAGCAGCTGATGACAGTGGCATATGCCTCGGGAAGAAAGAGCGCCGCTTTTATTGATCTGGTGGCGCCTCGGAATCCTCCATACTTTGCAGTTAAACAAGCGATGGAAAAAATATATCCGGTTTGTCAAAGCGGCGCATGGACTGAAATCACTCCCGTCAACACGACACTTCGTTTGTATGCCCGAAACAAAGTGATAGTCGACATTAAGAAACGCCTGGCTCTTCTGGGCTATAAAATGACGAACGCAGATGATTTATTTGATGGTGATCTGTTAAATGCAGTCAGCGATATTCAATGGAATATGAGGATCAAACCGGATGGATTGATTTCTCCAAACGGAAAAGTATGGAAATACTTGAGTGTCTCTTGCATGGATCGCGTTCGCCAGCTGCAGGTTGACATGGAAAAGATGCGCTGGTTTCCGCAGTATTTTGAAGATCGCTACATCTTTGTCAATTTGGCGTTTTCATACTTCGTTCTTTATGACGGTTCGACAGACTGGATAAGAACAATGACTTTCCGCACAGTCAACGGTCGCCCCGCCAGAAAATCTCCAACCATGCAGGATGAAGTTTTGCGTGTGATTATCAATCCGTTTTGGGTGGTTCCTCCGACGATCTTCAGTGAAGACAAGGTCAATGATCTGAAGAATCTCTCCAAGGATCAAATCTATCAGTACTTCACTTCTCACAACTATGAAGTTTGGGATAGCGACTTTAAACGGAAGATTGATCCGACCACAGTGGATTGGCTGGGCATTAGCGAAGGACGGGTGACTCCCGATATTCAAATTCGTCAGTTGCCACACTTGGGAAATGCGCTGGGAGTACTGAAGTTCGATTTGACTAACTCGTATGCGATTTATCTGCATGACACCAATCAGCGAGAGCTTTTTAATGAGCCCATGCGCCAACTCAGTTCGGGTTGCATTCGTCTCGAAAAGCCTCTGGATCTTGCAGAATATTTGTTAGAGGACACACCTTGGGATCGCAAAACCATTGAAGCGGTTATGGCGCGCCCCGGGGAGGTTTTATCCAAGTCCACGGAGCTTCCAATTCCCAAGTCAAAACATACCTCTGTCTACACAGTCTACTTAACTTCTTTGATTAGTTCCGACGGCGTTGTGCGATTTGTTGAAGACATTTACGGGCAAAATGCCGCGATAAGGAGAAACATTATGGCCGCTTTTTAA
- a CDS encoding DUF721 domain-containing protein, protein MDQNNPNYKKKKLTLGSEVLQSLFENGKSPLSEQFMRWKLWAKWEEVVGPTIAKNAEPVGFQRGTLYVWVRNSTWMQQMIFMKDPIRDTINQKFQNNFVRFIKFTLDRHDVPQSDDTAFKSMIQKIAPKEGDSE, encoded by the coding sequence ATGGATCAAAATAATCCCAATTATAAAAAGAAAAAACTCACGCTCGGCTCGGAAGTACTACAAAGTCTTTTCGAAAATGGCAAGTCGCCTTTGTCAGAGCAGTTTATGCGCTGGAAGCTGTGGGCGAAATGGGAAGAGGTCGTGGGTCCAACGATTGCCAAAAATGCAGAACCTGTCGGGTTTCAAAGAGGCACTCTGTACGTATGGGTGCGAAACTCAACGTGGATGCAGCAGATGATCTTTATGAAAGATCCTATTCGCGATACCATCAATCAAAAGTTTCAGAATAACTTTGTAAGATTTATCAAATTCACTCTCGACAGACACGACGTCCCTCAAAGCGACGACACCGCATTTAAAAGCATGATTCAGAAAATTGCGCCGAAGGAAGGCGATTCTGAGTAG
- a CDS encoding thymidine kinase produces MTEFSYVSPRGWIEVVVGSMFSGKTEELIRRLRRAEFARLQIQVFKPIIDKRYNEMAVTSHNLTTIDSLPIEDAEQIWEHLKPGTKVVGIDEGQFFSSNLVQVAQDLAERGLRVIIAGLDTDWQGKPFEPMPTLMAVAESVTKHHAVCVVCGAQASRTQRTSGGDGQVLVGTHDSYEARCRQHFKPAVDTPTMDWKMKREVDLA; encoded by the coding sequence GTGACTGAGTTTTCTTATGTGTCGCCACGTGGTTGGATCGAAGTTGTTGTGGGTTCTATGTTTAGTGGCAAAACTGAAGAGTTGATCCGTCGTCTTCGTCGCGCAGAATTCGCCCGTCTACAAATCCAAGTTTTCAAACCGATCATTGATAAACGCTATAACGAAATGGCTGTGACTTCTCACAACCTTACAACAATTGATTCATTGCCCATCGAAGATGCTGAGCAAATTTGGGAACACCTGAAACCTGGAACCAAGGTCGTCGGGATTGATGAAGGTCAGTTCTTTTCTTCTAATTTAGTTCAGGTGGCTCAGGATCTGGCCGAGCGCGGTCTTCGTGTGATTATTGCCGGATTGGATACGGATTGGCAGGGGAAGCCTTTTGAGCCGATGCCGACTTTAATGGCTGTCGCTGAAAGTGTGACCAAGCATCACGCAGTGTGTGTGGTGTGTGGAGCCCAAGCCAGTCGCACTCAAAGGACTTCTGGAGGAGACGGCCAAGTTTTGGTTGGAACTCATGATTCTTATGAAGCTCGTTGCCGCCAGCATTTCAAACCGGCGGTGGATACTCCAACGATGGATTGGAAAATGAAGCGAGAAGTGGATCTCGCTTAG
- a CDS encoding beta-sandwich domain-containing protein — protein sequence MSLQLFSKVLVAVTIGTSGAYAAAPAKPAPPAKPAPPEAKPTPPMPNPPAPPSQPAPPNQNQFEGIGRIDQVTRDSGGAIYRLDLSKALPLVRLEAKSKMGRMKVYSTNLVTDKNERIPVRQLGGVYVEEAGQPVSSEVFNFQTNIAAIEILTEAMGGEGALEIKAISTKEAPKLALGTAVPEFSCKKTLDPVLKDKLDPIQLWVSRAESSAPGSVQEKFAGNQLKDQVSDFISTIRSGGSYTTSAYLLTLINFFGDQYNAVRAGGVSEPAYKDLLNGTFDVLILSIQNEMPCRRFPSDALIKIALDLNKKYQGLPEGARAKAAYSNMMNKIRDYAPNQYRKEVAAANFTFRQADTEGTNFYKLYITAPEGAFLKTVHRDMSAHVYMIAEQALQREVKLMDIEQRYQLIVEYQAKFNSNEFPQAVAQRYLNILSDSSYILRLLR from the coding sequence ATGTCTCTTCAACTTTTTAGCAAAGTTCTAGTTGCAGTCACTATAGGGACCAGCGGAGCTTATGCGGCGGCACCAGCGAAGCCTGCCCCTCCGGCGAAACCAGCACCACCTGAGGCAAAACCGACGCCTCCAATGCCAAATCCTCCAGCACCGCCTTCTCAACCGGCACCACCGAATCAAAATCAATTTGAAGGTATCGGTCGTATTGATCAAGTTACTCGTGACTCCGGGGGCGCGATTTATCGACTGGATCTTTCCAAAGCCCTTCCTCTAGTGCGCCTTGAGGCGAAATCTAAGATGGGTCGTATGAAGGTCTATTCGACAAATCTCGTCACGGATAAAAATGAAAGAATCCCAGTGCGTCAGTTAGGTGGCGTTTATGTAGAGGAAGCGGGACAGCCGGTAAGCTCAGAAGTGTTCAACTTCCAAACAAATATTGCAGCCATCGAAATCTTGACTGAGGCGATGGGAGGCGAGGGGGCCTTGGAGATTAAGGCGATCTCTACCAAAGAAGCGCCTAAGCTGGCGCTGGGGACTGCTGTGCCAGAGTTCTCTTGTAAAAAAACACTTGATCCAGTTCTTAAAGATAAACTCGACCCGATTCAACTTTGGGTTTCGCGAGCTGAAAGCAGTGCGCCGGGATCCGTTCAGGAAAAGTTTGCGGGGAATCAGTTGAAAGATCAGGTGAGTGATTTCATCTCGACAATTCGCTCTGGCGGATCGTATACAACTTCCGCTTACTTGCTAACACTGATTAACTTTTTCGGAGATCAGTACAATGCAGTCAGAGCGGGAGGAGTTTCTGAACCGGCATACAAAGACTTGCTAAATGGAACCTTTGATGTGCTGATTTTGTCGATTCAGAATGAGATGCCATGTCGCCGCTTCCCGAGTGATGCCCTTATTAAGATTGCCTTAGACCTTAATAAAAAATATCAAGGCTTGCCGGAAGGAGCTCGCGCGAAGGCCGCATATTCCAATATGATGAATAAAATTAGAGATTATGCTCCTAATCAATATCGTAAAGAAGTTGCAGCGGCGAACTTCACTTTCCGCCAGGCAGACACCGAAGGCACCAACTTCTACAAACTGTATATCACAGCTCCAGAGGGTGCATTCTTGAAGACTGTACATCGCGATATGAGTGCTCATGTTTATATGATCGCAGAACAAGCGCTACAGCGTGAAGTGAAGCTGATGGATATCGAGCAAAG
- a CDS encoding S1 family peptidase has protein sequence MKKLIVIALLFLTACQGSNNTHEVDTSDENTNVVGGTNVPYKHELTNKVLSLRVGVKSQDNTYFTIYQCTASAIARRVLLTAAHCVSTSADFTRVELRDANGKITKIKAVKAYVHGRYKADKDNDLAIITLENDLPQNIAILRIPNMVARGNLTEVQVAGYGRKTGVEGQPGEVDVLRTTTLKVLNFDATKKIFSVDQTEGKGICQGDSGGPALVKYNDVDYVVGVVSKTRYRPPTDDKTPVDKCNYVGEYVNLQYRPFQYWVDNMITALSAKIEIPEAFAVGYNLK, from the coding sequence ATGAAGAAACTTATCGTGATTGCACTACTATTTTTGACAGCCTGCCAAGGGTCCAATAACACTCACGAGGTAGACACCTCAGATGAAAACACCAATGTCGTGGGCGGAACCAACGTTCCTTACAAGCACGAATTAACAAATAAAGTCCTCTCCTTGCGAGTGGGCGTCAAAAGCCAAGACAATACTTATTTCACAATTTATCAATGCACGGCCAGTGCGATCGCCCGAAGAGTCCTTCTAACTGCCGCTCATTGTGTGAGTACTTCCGCAGATTTCACCCGAGTCGAACTGCGCGACGCTAATGGAAAAATCACGAAAATAAAGGCAGTCAAAGCCTATGTGCACGGGCGCTACAAAGCAGATAAAGACAATGATCTTGCGATCATCACACTGGAAAATGATCTTCCTCAAAATATTGCCATTTTAAGAATTCCCAATATGGTTGCCCGCGGAAATCTCACAGAGGTTCAGGTGGCGGGATATGGCAGAAAGACCGGAGTCGAAGGTCAGCCCGGCGAGGTTGATGTTCTGCGCACGACGACTTTAAAAGTCTTGAATTTTGATGCGACGAAAAAAATATTTTCAGTCGATCAAACAGAGGGAAAAGGAATTTGCCAGGGAGATTCTGGCGGACCAGCACTGGTGAAGTACAATGACGTGGATTATGTTGTTGGTGTCGTTTCGAAAACTCGCTATAGACCCCCAACAGATGACAAAACTCCGGTGGATAAATGCAATTACGTCGGAGAATACGTCAATCTTCAATACCGCCCATTTCAATACTGGGTCGACAACATGATAACGGCCCTGTCGGCAAAAATTGAGATTCCAGAGGCCTTTGCAGTTGGCTATAATCTCAAGTAA
- the mltF gene encoding membrane-bound lytic murein transglycosylase MltF, giving the protein MSRNLRFRQKLSQVCVFGSLAITTIMMNGCDAIYLNEEESLAKVQNKGEITILTTESPLIYSHSKKNGEAAGIDHDLLQSFADHYRLKIKFVVLPDEKAVYRALSKGEGDVAAARLRTPENRIGFLTGPAYEETYLSLYCQKKSRIENIKDLSGKNVGILKKDNYEGFATRLQQLSPQVSIQELESVQTQDLLKSLNAKKFDCAIAENAAGDFYVRFHTKLEKVSNLTDPYSLSWLLTPENQDLLLLMQSWYQQASREDEVMRIMDRYKSTLTQLDKKDISKFFKSIEETLPTYKQAFKEAASEHGLPWQLIASVAYQESHWDPEARSFTGVRGLMQLTTDTADHMDIEDRTDPLQSIWGGSKYLRYLMDKMPTFVNSKDRMALTLAAYNVGYAHLRDAQKLAEQMGRNPYSWHHMKEILPLLADPSYADKLEYGFARGYETVEFVERVKSFYNLMNAG; this is encoded by the coding sequence ATGAGTAGGAATTTAAGATTTAGACAGAAATTAAGCCAGGTCTGCGTTTTCGGAAGTTTGGCAATTACCACGATCATGATGAATGGTTGTGACGCCATCTACTTGAATGAAGAAGAAAGCTTAGCCAAAGTTCAAAACAAGGGTGAGATCACAATCCTCACCACGGAAAGTCCTCTTATATATAGTCATTCCAAAAAGAATGGCGAAGCCGCGGGCATCGACCATGACCTTTTACAAAGCTTCGCCGACCATTATCGATTAAAAATCAAGTTTGTGGTCCTCCCTGATGAGAAAGCTGTTTACCGCGCCCTTTCAAAAGGTGAAGGCGACGTGGCAGCGGCCCGCCTGAGGACTCCCGAAAATCGCATTGGCTTTTTGACCGGCCCGGCTTACGAGGAAACTTACCTTAGCCTTTATTGCCAGAAAAAATCTCGCATTGAAAACATCAAGGACCTGAGCGGCAAAAATGTCGGCATCCTCAAAAAGGACAACTACGAAGGGTTCGCCACCCGCCTGCAACAGCTTTCACCCCAGGTGAGCATCCAAGAACTCGAGTCTGTGCAAACTCAGGATTTACTGAAATCCTTAAACGCCAAAAAGTTTGACTGCGCGATCGCCGAAAATGCCGCGGGTGATTTCTATGTGCGTTTCCACACGAAACTGGAAAAGGTTTCGAACCTCACTGATCCTTATTCTTTGAGCTGGCTTTTGACACCGGAAAATCAGGATCTGCTTCTTTTGATGCAGTCTTGGTATCAACAAGCTTCTCGTGAAGATGAAGTCATGCGCATCATGGATCGCTACAAATCGACTCTGACCCAGCTGGATAAGAAAGACATCTCGAAATTCTTTAAAAGCATCGAAGAGACTTTGCCGACTTATAAGCAGGCCTTCAAAGAAGCAGCCAGTGAGCACGGTCTTCCTTGGCAATTGATTGCCTCAGTGGCCTACCAAGAATCTCATTGGGATCCGGAAGCGCGCAGCTTCACCGGTGTTCGTGGCTTGATGCAATTGACGACAGACACCGCTGATCACATGGATATCGAAGACCGCACAGATCCTTTGCAAAGCATCTGGGGTGGCTCAAAGTACCTTCGCTATTTGATGGATAAAATGCCGACCTTCGTAAATTCGAAAGATCGCATGGCCCTAACTCTGGCAGCTTACAATGTCGGTTATGCTCATCTTCGTGATGCGCAAAAATTGGCGGAGCAAATGGGTCGCAATCCTTACTCTTGGCACCATATGAAAGAAATCCTGCCTTTACTGGCGGATCCAAGCTACGCCGACAAATTAGAATACGGTTTCGCTCGTGGTTATGAAACTGTTGAATTCGTCGAGCGCGTAAAGTCTTTCTATAATTTGATGAACGCTGGATAA
- the trmFO gene encoding methylenetetrahydrofolate--tRNA-(uracil(54)-C(5))-methyltransferase (FADH(2)-oxidizing) TrmFO, which yields MTEKTTNLTQNQKDFQNIGQKISVVGAGLAGSECALQLADMGYQVVLFEMREKTMTPAHKTGKFAELVCSNSFGSLNPISAPGQLKWEAEKLGSHILKMAHESAVPAGQALGMDREVFSALITEKIKNHPRIEVRTDVVKSLSDVPRPTVVATGPLTHDDLAEDLRKHFGDEFLYFFDAIAPIIDADSINTEIAWKADRYGKGTDDYYNCPMNKEEYNRFIEEVAAAKKIEPKHFETTEFFEGCMPIEVMVERGPQTLRFGPMKPIGLDDPRTGRYPWAVVQLRQDNKEGTAFNMVGFQTRMAYAEQVRVFRMIPGLENAEFLKLGSIHRNLFINSPKRLNKDLSSKNDPWLFFAGQITGVEGYFESTCVGLLVSRFLDQKLKDKSFNPPPRASALGSLLEAITDETRADHFQPTNINFALFPPLAEKERDKQIRKEKQIAIAREALETWRI from the coding sequence ATGACAGAAAAGACGACCAACTTGACTCAAAATCAAAAAGATTTCCAAAATATTGGACAAAAAATATCCGTGGTTGGTGCCGGTCTTGCGGGCTCTGAGTGCGCATTACAGCTGGCTGATATGGGCTATCAGGTCGTCCTCTTTGAAATGCGTGAAAAAACCATGACTCCGGCGCATAAAACCGGAAAATTCGCCGAATTAGTTTGCTCTAACTCCTTTGGCAGCTTGAATCCTATTTCCGCACCTGGTCAGTTGAAATGGGAAGCCGAAAAGCTGGGTTCACATATTCTTAAGATGGCCCATGAATCAGCAGTTCCAGCGGGGCAAGCTTTGGGCATGGACCGCGAAGTGTTCTCAGCACTGATCACTGAGAAAATTAAAAACCATCCGCGCATTGAAGTTCGCACCGATGTTGTGAAGTCTTTGAGTGACGTGCCTCGCCCGACAGTGGTTGCGACAGGTCCTTTGACTCACGATGATTTGGCAGAAGATCTGCGCAAGCATTTTGGCGATGAGTTCTTGTATTTCTTTGATGCGATTGCGCCCATTATTGATGCTGATTCCATCAACACTGAAATCGCCTGGAAAGCCGATCGCTATGGCAAAGGCACGGACGATTATTACAACTGCCCGATGAACAAAGAAGAATACAATCGCTTCATCGAAGAAGTGGCCGCTGCAAAGAAGATCGAACCCAAGCACTTTGAGACAACTGAGTTTTTCGAAGGATGCATGCCGATTGAAGTGATGGTGGAACGCGGACCGCAAACTTTGCGTTTCGGCCCTATGAAACCTATCGGCCTGGATGATCCTCGTACCGGTCGTTATCCATGGGCTGTAGTGCAACTTCGCCAAGACAATAAAGAAGGCACCGCCTTCAACATGGTAGGTTTCCAAACGCGTATGGCTTACGCCGAACAAGTGCGCGTGTTCCGAATGATTCCTGGCCTGGAGAATGCCGAATTCTTGAAACTGGGAAGTATTCACAGAAATCTATTTATCAATTCACCGAAGAGATTGAATAAAGATCTCTCCAGTAAAAATGATCCTTGGCTGTTCTTTGCAGGACAAATCACAGGAGTTGAAGGTTACTTTGAATCGACATGTGTAGGCTTATTGGTGTCGCGTTTCTTGGATCAAAAACTGAAGGACAAATCCTTCAATCCTCCGCCGCGTGCGTCTGCCTTGGGTTCATTGCTGGAGGCCATCACCGATGAAACTCGTGCTGACCACTTCCAGCCAACGAATATTAACTTCGCGCTTTTCCCTCCATTGGCGGAAAAAGAACGCGATAAACAAATTCGCAAAGAAAAACAAATCGCCATCGCCCGCGAGGCTCTCGAAACCTGGAGAATTTGA